From the Alteromonas sp. CI.11.F.A3 genome, the window AAACATTTGGATATACCTTTATGTCGACTCACCTCGCTGATGTAAACCCAACAAATAATCAAGCCTCTGCTAAACACGGCATTATTCTTATTCTGGCAGCTATCATGCCGCCAATGGCAATTATTACTCTAATTCCTATTTTGCCTCTATTGATGAAAGAGTTTTCTGATGTTCAAGGATCAGCGTTTTTAGTTCCTATCGCCCTGACTATTCCAGCCCTATGTGTTGCGTTATTTTCGCCTTTAGCAGGCTGGATTTCAGATAAGATGGGTAGAAAGCCAGTATTGATATCAGCACTTTTGATTTACGCGATTATTGGTTTAGTACCTTATTTTCTAACCAACCTAACACAGATTATTATCGCAAGAGTTATATTGGGTATTGCGGAAGCGGCTATAATGACAGTAGCAACCGCGCTAATTGCTGACTATTTCAAAGGTAAAGCGCGGCAACGTTGGGTATCTATCCAAATAGCGTGTGTAAGTTTAAGTGCTATTGTACTGATTGCTATAGGTGGGCTATTAGGTGAATTTTTTGGCTCTCGGGGACCGTTCTTACTTTATCTGCTTGCCATTCCAATCGCACTATGTGCCGCTTTTATCCTTTATGAACCAATAAAAAGCCATGAGAAAGTCAGTTTAGATACGCCCAAAGTACCTTGGTCACGTGTTTTACCCTTACTGTTTATTACACTTTTTGTGGGTGTTGTCTTCTACACTATTATGGTTAAACTTGGAGCGATTTTAGCGTTAGCAAGTGAAGTATCACCTGCAATAATTGGTGGAATAGGAGCTGCAGCGAACATTGGCATGGCTTTAGGTTCAATGGCATTTGGTAAATTTAAAGGAGCTTCTGGCCCTAGGTTGATTAGCATCGGTTTAACATTATCGGCCATTGGTTATATAGGTGCCGCTTTCTCGACAGCGCTAATATTCACCTGCATAGCCATCTTTGTAGCCTCTTTCGGTTTTGGCATGTTATTACCTACCATGCTGAACTGGATACTTAGTGTGCTACCTAGAAATGTCTTAGGACGGGGGACTGGCCTGTGGACTGGCGCATTTTTCTTAGGGCAATTTACCGCGCCTATCATAGCTACTGCTTTGGAAAGCAAAGTAGGCGGACTCGAAAACGTATTAATAGTATATGCAGGTTTATCAATTATCGGTGTTGTCATGGCTTTAACTAAAATAAAAGGCGCTAAAGGATTGGTTAACCACTAATCCTATTTGAAACGATAGGCAAATAGCACACACTCATGATGACATAATCAATGTAATGACTGTGCACCCCATTGATGGGGGTTTGCCTGACACGATGTCCAATTAACGGTATCAGAATGAATAGTTCTGCCATAAGCGCCTTACGTCTTTGTTAGGATCATTCATTACCTTAGACTTTATATTGAATTGCATTGTCGCTCGAACATCCTGACTATATGAGGGCCAGTCGACGCTATCAGTTTTCGCAAAATGTAACCATTGGGTCTGCATGAAGTGAGTCAGAGAATCAGGCGGCTGGGTACCTACAAAATCTTTTGCTTCTTGACTATCAAGGGTGTTAAAGGTAAACGGAACATCAACAAAATGTGCCGCCCCCAAACGTCCATTGTAAGCAGGTGACTGCCATGCGAAATTATATTTCCACACCGGATTACCTTTAAGCGATAACCGCTCGGCAATATGTAATGCTGGCATTCGGAAAGTATAGTCTGACTGAGCCTGTGCATAGATATCACCAAACGAAACATTGCCAGCTTTCCCGTAAACTTCAGACGCTGCGCAACCAAGGTGTAAATCTTTCAGAAACAAGGATAACTCATCTTCTGTAATCCTATCAATTGTGCCATCTGGCACCAAATATAAACGTGATTCTTGATCTGTACTTCCCACGATAACCGGTATAGATGCATCGCCGTTATTCATTAAATCAGCCATAGGCGATATTTGAATAACATCACCATCAATAACCGGAAGAAAAGCCGTACCGCCCCATGACAACATCCCCCATTGAGTGCGATCTGTTATGGCATTTCCCATATCAACTACGCCAGTAACAAGTTGTGACAAGGGAATGTTAGAAATACCTGACATTGTGGCTTTTACATTATGTTGCTTTGCAAACGCAGTAGTTACTTTAGTCGCTTGCGTTCTGGTCATCGCTTGCATTGGCGGGCTTTGCATAATGGCTTTATGATATAGGCCGCTGGCTTTGGGGCTACCAAGCAAAATCGCTACGCTACCCGCTCCGGCTGATTGCCCAAACAAGGTTACCTGTCTAGGGTCACCTCCAAAATCTTGAATGTTATCTCTCACCCAGCGCAAAGCGAGAATTTGATCAAGAATCCCCCTATTGTCGGGCGCACCTTTTAGGTGCATAAACCCATCGACTCCAACCCGATAATTGACGGTTACCACCACTACGCCTTGCTCTGCAAAGCGACGCCCATCGTATACTCGCTCAGCTGCATCTTCGCGAATAAACGCCCCTCCAGGAATCCAAACCATAACAGGCACTTTATTGTCTGCTTGCATCGCAGATAGTGGCGCCCATACATTGACGGTAAGATCCCCTACACGACCGACTAATTCCACTTTTGTACCCCGCCCCGGCTGAGGAACAGGCGGTGTAATGGCAGTCGCATCCAAGGTTTCTTTCCAAGGTTCTATTGCTATAGGCGCCTGAAAACGTCGCTTTTTGGTGAAAGGGTTTTTAGCGTAGGGCACGCCATAGAAAATCCCCACCTTGTTAACGAGCTTCCCCTTTATTTGTCCTAGTTTAGTCTCTGCGATTAGTGAATTGTTAGCTTTCATAATCGAACCTGCCAATGTATTTGAACAAAATAGAATGAGAACGATAAATATACTTTTAATAAAAATGTGTTTCATAGATGCTCCATGGACTAGTAGCGGACATGACAGCTGACGAGTAGGTTAGAACGTTCTGAACAATTATATTGAAAGTATGCCTGAATTAGCACTACGGATCGGTAAAAGATTGAATAAAAACTGGTCGCAATATGTAATTCACATCCCGATAAAATTATGACAAAACAGACATCTATATCTAAGGAGCGAACTCCAGTGCGAAGGTGGCAACACTACCACCAACATAACGTCTGAAATGACTAAACCACTTCGGGTGTTTTTTAAAGATCCTAACTGTTATTGCAACAGTCAGGATGACGGGCGGTTAACTACTGCGCTAACCTAGATATTTGATCCAATCGCCCTGCCAATGGATCATTTTTTATCACTACTCCGTGGCTATTAAACTCAATCAGCTTTTCATCATTGGGTTTGAATTGCGGAAAGCGAGTTTTCTCAAGCGATGGGTTACCCGCTTTGGCAAAATTCACCCAAGCCTCATGCATCACCTCGGATAGCTGTTTGTCTGCCTCGCTAAAAGCATCTGCGTAACGTGCCTCTCCTGTACCAAAAACAAAAGGGATTTCACTAGCATGGTAAGCACCATCTACTTTGCCTTCTAAACTGGTAGGTACATAAGTAAAACGATAAAACCAGGTTGCTTGTCCATTGGCACTCGTTTGCCGCGCGATAAAACGAGCGGGCTCTAAAAAGCTTCGGTCACCAAAGATCATTGAGCCTAAAAACGCCCTATCCAACTGCTCATCTTTCATTGGCACAAAAGGTTGATAAGCCGCTAAAAATGTTTCTTGGTTTGTCGCTTCCGCTAAGGTCTTCTCTGCTATCATGGCGGCGCCAATGGCATTAAAATCCTTAAGAAAACCCCACTCGAAGTCATTACTACCAATAAAAATTGGGATAGCCACTTGATGGCCAGCCTTAAAGCCGGTTTCGTCATCTTCAACTACCACCTTGCCATCGATGATGGGTCCACTGTATGTAGGTGAATTCATAGTAGCCATGTTTAAATCACTGAGTACTTTTTCGGCTGGTAACGCTCGTAACTCCGCAAGCGCACTTTGCCCTTCGCTTTCGATCCCCACACTTTTTGCGAATGTTACTCCAACTTGTTCAGCAGAAGGTTTCCCCTCTTTATTCGGCTTATCTAGATAAACCACTGAGCCAATGGAATTACTTCGACCACCGCCAGATTGCATGATCGCTTTATGAAACAGTCCCTTTGCTTGTGGCGAAAGCATCATAACGTTTACTGAACGTCCTCCAGCAGACTCGCCAAATAAGGTCACGTTATTTTCATCCCCGCCAAATTGCTTAATATTATTTTTTACCCACTTAAGGGCCGCAATTTGATCCATAAAACCATAATTACCTAATGGCGAATCAGGATTTTCTTCACTTAGTGCTGGATGTGCAAAAAAGCCAAAGCGACCTAGTCGATAATTGAAACTAACAAACACAACACCCGATTCAGCAAACTTTTGACCGTTATAAACTGCGGGAGACCCGCCACCATTTACAAAACCACCGCCATGGATCCACACCATAACTGGGAGTTTTGTATCACCTTGTATTTTTGGGGTCCACACATTTAAATATAAACAGTCTTCACTTACCGGCTCACCTAGAGGTGCCGCGTCTCCGGGAAAAGGGATTTGCAAACAATCGTTACTAAAATGCGTTGTATCTCTAGTATCCTGCCACGTACTGACTGCTTGTGGCGGTTGCCAACGTAACTCTGCAACAGGTGCTTGTGCATAAGGGATGCCTAAAAACGCAGTTATTGGCTGTGCCTTAGTACCCACCAATTTACCTTTAACCAAACCGGACTCGGTCTGTACAACCAGTGGTTCGGCTATAGCCACACCCGTTTTTTTAGCATCACAGGCTAACAAGCTAAAGATTAAACACAGTAAAATAACCACGCGCTTTGCATTCTGATACAACATGTTATGTTCTCCAACGAGACTGTCCATAAATAAAGAGGTACTGATAAAGCATAAATCACCTTAGTTGCACCCGATTTGTTACATTTTAATTGAATAGCAATATCTACCTATTCTCTAAACACGTTATGGCTTAACCTTGATAGTTTCTTTCAGGGTAAATTGAGCACTTTGTAAGATCTCCCGTGACGACTTGCCAATTCTGATGACATATTCCCCAGCCTCAGCTAACCAAACATCTTGTTGTTTCGAAAAGGATGTTAGATCCCGAGCATTGAGTTCAAATTGTATAAGCTCAGATTCACCAGGCTGCAGTAATTGGGTTTTAGCGAAAGCCCGCAATTCACTCTCAGGCTTAACTAACTCACTCTGCGGCGCTGAAACATAGAGTTGTACAACTTCTTTGCCTGCTAACTTACCGGTATTTTTTACCCTAACTTTGGCAATCAC encodes:
- a CDS encoding carboxylesterase/lipase family protein, whose translation is MKANNSLIAETKLGQIKGKLVNKVGIFYGVPYAKNPFTKKRRFQAPIAIEPWKETLDATAITPPVPQPGRGTKVELVGRVGDLTVNVWAPLSAMQADNKVPVMVWIPGGAFIREDAAERVYDGRRFAEQGVVVVTVNYRVGVDGFMHLKGAPDNRGILDQILALRWVRDNIQDFGGDPRQVTLFGQSAGAGSVAILLGSPKASGLYHKAIMQSPPMQAMTRTQATKVTTAFAKQHNVKATMSGISNIPLSQLVTGVVDMGNAITDRTQWGMLSWGGTAFLPVIDGDVIQISPMADLMNNGDASIPVIVGSTDQESRLYLVPDGTIDRITEDELSLFLKDLHLGCAASEVYGKAGNVSFGDIYAQAQSDYTFRMPALHIAERLSLKGNPVWKYNFAWQSPAYNGRLGAAHFVDVPFTFNTLDSQEAKDFVGTQPPDSLTHFMQTQWLHFAKTDSVDWPSYSQDVRATMQFNIKSKVMNDPNKDVRRLWQNYSF
- a CDS encoding MFS transporter, giving the protein MSTHLADVNPTNNQASAKHGIILILAAIMPPMAIITLIPILPLLMKEFSDVQGSAFLVPIALTIPALCVALFSPLAGWISDKMGRKPVLISALLIYAIIGLVPYFLTNLTQIIIARVILGIAEAAIMTVATALIADYFKGKARQRWVSIQIACVSLSAIVLIAIGGLLGEFFGSRGPFLLYLLAIPIALCAAFILYEPIKSHEKVSLDTPKVPWSRVLPLLFITLFVGVVFYTIMVKLGAILALASEVSPAIIGGIGAAANIGMALGSMAFGKFKGASGPRLISIGLTLSAIGYIGAAFSTALIFTCIAIFVASFGFGMLLPTMLNWILSVLPRNVLGRGTGLWTGAFFLGQFTAPIIATALESKVGGLENVLIVYAGLSIIGVVMALTKIKGAKGLVNH
- a CDS encoding carboxylesterase/lipase family protein; this translates as MLYQNAKRVVILLCLIFSLLACDAKKTGVAIAEPLVVQTESGLVKGKLVGTKAQPITAFLGIPYAQAPVAELRWQPPQAVSTWQDTRDTTHFSNDCLQIPFPGDAAPLGEPVSEDCLYLNVWTPKIQGDTKLPVMVWIHGGGFVNGGGSPAVYNGQKFAESGVVFVSFNYRLGRFGFFAHPALSEENPDSPLGNYGFMDQIAALKWVKNNIKQFGGDENNVTLFGESAGGRSVNVMMLSPQAKGLFHKAIMQSGGGRSNSIGSVVYLDKPNKEGKPSAEQVGVTFAKSVGIESEGQSALAELRALPAEKVLSDLNMATMNSPTYSGPIIDGKVVVEDDETGFKAGHQVAIPIFIGSNDFEWGFLKDFNAIGAAMIAEKTLAEATNQETFLAAYQPFVPMKDEQLDRAFLGSMIFGDRSFLEPARFIARQTSANGQATWFYRFTYVPTSLEGKVDGAYHASEIPFVFGTGEARYADAFSEADKQLSEVMHEAWVNFAKAGNPSLEKTRFPQFKPNDEKLIEFNSHGVVIKNDPLAGRLDQISRLAQ